Proteins from a genomic interval of Garra rufa chromosome 4, GarRuf1.0, whole genome shotgun sequence:
- the LOC141333917 gene encoding uncharacterized protein, producing the protein MAFIKEESEDIKIEETFRVKHEDTEEQTKMEFIKEEIEETFRVKHEDTEEQTKMEFIKEESEDMKIEETFRVKHEDTEEQTDLLALKEEHQELNEMKEEDHDFKIEEETISCLHPEKMSSPREAQKAQSTSLNSHTGDRPYTCQQCGQVLKRKKSFEVHMKIHAGKNPFTCPQCGKCFTLKQHLESHMKSHTGERPFPCQRCGKCFKHKANLKTHMNVHTEEKPFTCPQCGKSYKLKLSLNNHMKVHLGENTFKCRQCERSFTDMNRLEDHLIMHLSGESFMCNQCRKSFSSKKCLKAHMITHTGEKPFSCKECRKSFTSKANLKTHMRIHTGEKPYTCLQCEKSFAHQCGLKQHLKTHSGKK; encoded by the exons atggcgtttattaaagaggagagtgaagacataaagattgaagaaacattcagagtcaaacatgaagatactgaggaacaaacaaagatggagtttattaaagaagagattgaagaaacattcagagtcaaacatgaagatactgaggaacaaacaaagatggagtttattaaagaggagagtgaagacatgaagattgaagaaacattcagagtcaaacatgaagatactgaggaacaaacag ACCTgctggcactgaaagaggagcaTCAAGAACTGAATGAAATGAAAGAGGAAGATCATGATTTCAAAATTGAGGAAGAAACAATTAGTTGTTTACATCCTGAAAAGATGTCCTCGCCAAGGGAAGCTCAAAAAGCACAAAGTACAAGCCTTAATTCCCACACCGGAGACagaccttacacctgccaacagtgtggacaAGTGCTCAAACGAAAGAAAAGTTttgaagtccacatgaaaattcacgcTGGAAAGAATCCTTTCACATGTCCTCAATGCGGAAAGTGTTTTACACTAAAACAGCATCTTGAATCCCACATGAAAAGTCACACTGGCGAGAGACCTTTCCCCTGCCAACGTTGTGGGAAGTGTTTCAAGCATAAAGCAAACCTAAAGACCCACATGAAtgttcacactgaagagaagccgttcacctgccctcagtgcgggaagagttacAAACTTAAGCTAAGCCTTAATAATCACATGAAGGTTCACTTGGGAGAAAACACTTTTAAATGTCGTCAGTGTGAAAGGAGTTTCACAGACATGAATCGCCTTGAGGATCATCTAATAATGCACCTCAGCGGAGAGTCTTTCATGTGCAATCAATGTCGAAAAAGTTTCTCAAGCAAAAAGTGCCTCAAGGCTCACATGATAACTCACACGGGAGAGAAGCCTTTCTCCTGCAAAGAGTGTAGAAAGAGTTTCACATCTAAAGCCAACCTTAAaactcacatgagaattcacacgggagagaaaccttacacgtgtcttcagtgtgagaagagtttcgcACATCAATGCGGCCTGAAACAGCATTTGAAAACTCATTCTGGGAAGAAATAG